A genomic stretch from Bacteroidota bacterium includes:
- a CDS encoding polysaccharide biosynthesis/export family protein — protein MNSNHYSKFHGLSKHRNYLLLLIFLAVSASSCRLLNPSKLYTSEKDYPYTTLTDSLPNDYRIRPGDRFELLIFSNNGYKLIDPIIYTNAGGSTRIQDMALDYDVNANGVAYLPMIGQVNLFGLTEREAELLLAEKYKENYISPYIQLRVTNRRVLVYRGNEDAKVVLMNNQNMTIMEAIAAAGGVTDLSRTYRVKLIRNAGTVGQTITLIDLSTVEGLMESGKLVKADDIIYLEPSLNAGFFRELAPIFTAVSTVILVVSFIMSFQN, from the coding sequence TTGAATTCAAATCATTATTCAAAATTTCACGGATTATCTAAGCACAGAAATTATCTTCTACTTTTAATTTTTCTTGCTGTATCTGCAAGTTCATGTCGCTTACTTAATCCAAGTAAATTATATACCTCAGAGAAGGATTATCCCTACACCACACTTACGGATTCATTACCCAATGATTATCGCATTCGTCCAGGTGATAGATTTGAATTATTGATTTTTTCAAACAACGGTTATAAATTAATTGATCCGATTATTTATACAAATGCCGGAGGCTCTACCCGTATTCAGGACATGGCACTTGATTACGATGTAAATGCAAATGGTGTTGCCTATCTGCCGATGATTGGTCAGGTGAATTTATTCGGATTGACAGAACGTGAAGCGGAATTATTACTTGCAGAAAAGTATAAAGAAAATTATATCAGTCCATACATTCAATTGCGGGTTACGAATAGAAGAGTGTTGGTTTATCGTGGAAATGAAGATGCCAAAGTGGTGTTGATGAACAATCAAAACATGACTATTATGGAAGCGATAGCAGCGGCAGGTGGTGTTACTGATTTGAGTAGAACATACAGGGTAAAATTAATTCGCAATGCAGGTACTGTAGGTCAAACAATTACATTGATTGATCTCTCTACAGTAGAGGGTTTAATGGAATCAGGTAAGTTGGTAAAAGCAGATGATATTATTTATTTAGAGCCAAGTTTGAATGCCGGTTTTTTCAGAGAACTCGCTCCGATATTTACCGCAGTGTCCACTGTAATTCTTGTAGTTTCATTTATCATGTCCTTTCAAAATTGA
- a CDS encoding polysaccharide biosynthesis tyrosine autokinase, whose protein sequence is MQSNQNQQPNNGYIEEDEAPLNWRLLLVLAWGNRWLILVFFALAITTGFLVVRYSTQVFETRADIQFTDQSKNQSVDLGIIVGGASIDKLNEEMMLIESKGYKIKALEKLPIQVSYFGVGRVKIADQYTANPYMVKADILDSSVIGKKIYIEKNDADNYQLNYEWKGNEEHFNFSFDKEYNTPAFNIMVTESDINGEEKEHWGKSYFVLNNTKSYAWELIKENLKIEVDNAYGGRIFVRYKDINRARAIDVTNTITDAIVENGFKRKSESANLTIQFIQDQIDSLENELYLQENIMKEFKRDNQLISPSIAEQNLMEKFRELDAQKLEVLMEDKSLGWLLDYTNNKVNNLDALSGYFGDLKFNNFTPYFNTLTELLKQKDALELSVAAGDPRLKLVNQQINDVKNNFKEALVNAKDKLNVRKQYLAEQEQKYEAQFLLLPEQESEFMRLTRLTDIKEKYYLLLLEKQSEYEITLAGMISDYVILDRADKTEMVAPNRLQIWGIALMAGMLLSFGFVYLKYITHDKILGVPDIESKTNIPILGVLPHYKKEKMITPVVVVSQDPQSMISESFRVLRTNIAQQLNGFRDGGKTIAITSTVSGEGKTFTGVNIAQIIANLGKKVIVIDFDLRKPKIARALGVKNHRGISNILRGENTIEECILSDTEHHFDVIPSGPVPPNPAELIVSDIALEVIEKLRTMYDVVVIDNSPVGLVSDVIPVLPQLDLSIFILRANYSRIGFIETLNRIQKTNNVDNLAIVINDIGGGAAYGNYGYSYGYGYGYGYGYGYGYGEYAEDRQKKSSLLKKLSKKLFRGKSEKH, encoded by the coding sequence ATGCAGTCTAATCAAAATCAACAACCCAATAACGGATATATTGAAGAGGATGAAGCACCTTTAAACTGGCGTTTGTTGTTAGTGCTTGCATGGGGAAATCGCTGGTTGATTCTGGTGTTTTTTGCGCTTGCAATTACTACCGGATTTTTAGTGGTGCGATACAGTACTCAGGTATTTGAAACAAGAGCGGATATACAATTTACCGATCAGTCAAAAAATCAAAGTGTTGACCTGGGGATTATTGTAGGCGGAGCAAGTATAGATAAATTGAATGAAGAAATGATGCTGATAGAATCCAAAGGCTATAAAATAAAAGCATTGGAAAAATTACCTATTCAGGTTTCTTATTTTGGTGTTGGTCGGGTAAAAATTGCAGATCAATATACCGCCAATCCTTATATGGTGAAAGCGGATATATTAGACTCATCAGTTATAGGCAAAAAGATTTATATCGAAAAAAATGATGCAGATAATTATCAACTTAATTATGAATGGAAAGGAAATGAAGAGCATTTTAATTTTTCGTTTGATAAAGAATACAATACACCTGCTTTTAATATTATGGTTACCGAGTCCGATATCAACGGAGAGGAAAAAGAGCATTGGGGGAAATCTTATTTTGTGCTCAACAATACCAAATCCTATGCATGGGAATTGATTAAGGAGAACTTAAAAATTGAAGTGGATAATGCGTATGGCGGAAGAATTTTTGTGCGGTATAAAGATATCAATAGAGCTCGTGCAATTGATGTGACTAATACCATTACCGATGCTATTGTAGAAAATGGTTTTAAACGCAAATCGGAAAGTGCAAATCTTACTATTCAATTTATTCAGGATCAGATTGACTCCTTGGAAAATGAATTGTATCTGCAGGAAAATATCATGAAGGAATTCAAAAGAGATAATCAATTGATAAGTCCTTCTATTGCAGAACAAAATCTGATGGAGAAATTCAGAGAACTGGATGCGCAGAAGTTGGAAGTGTTGATGGAAGATAAAAGTTTAGGATGGTTATTGGATTACACAAATAATAAAGTAAATAATCTGGATGCATTGTCCGGATATTTTGGTGATTTAAAGTTTAACAATTTCACGCCTTACTTTAATACATTAACCGAATTACTAAAACAAAAAGATGCGCTGGAGTTAAGTGTTGCTGCAGGTGATCCACGACTTAAATTAGTGAATCAGCAAATCAATGATGTAAAAAATAATTTTAAAGAGGCATTGGTAAATGCAAAGGATAAACTGAATGTGCGCAAGCAATATTTAGCAGAACAAGAGCAGAAATATGAAGCGCAGTTTCTGTTATTGCCAGAGCAGGAATCTGAGTTTATGCGGTTGACAAGACTTACGGATATCAAAGAAAAATATTACTTGTTGTTATTGGAAAAACAATCGGAATATGAAATTACACTTGCAGGAATGATTTCCGATTATGTGATTTTGGATAGAGCGGATAAAACAGAAATGGTGGCTCCCAACAGATTGCAAATTTGGGGTATTGCATTGATGGCGGGTATGTTGCTTTCTTTTGGTTTTGTATATCTCAAATACATTACTCACGATAAAATTTTAGGAGTACCGGATATAGAATCAAAAACAAATATTCCAATTCTTGGTGTATTACCGCATTATAAAAAAGAGAAAATGATTACGCCTGTCGTGGTGGTAAGTCAAGATCCACAGTCTATGATTTCAGAATCATTCAGAGTGCTGCGGACTAATATTGCACAACAACTGAATGGCTTTCGTGATGGAGGTAAAACAATTGCTATTACATCAACCGTGAGTGGAGAAGGAAAAACATTTACCGGAGTAAACATTGCTCAGATAATTGCCAACCTCGGCAAGAAAGTAATTGTGATAGATTTTGATTTGCGCAAGCCGAAAATTGCAAGAGCATTAGGTGTAAAAAATCATCGTGGGATTAGTAATATATTGAGAGGTGAAAACACAATTGAAGAATGCATTCTTTCAGATACGGAGCATCATTTTGATGTGATACCTTCTGGACCTGTTCCACCAAATCCTGCGGAATTAATTGTTTCGGATATAGCATTGGAGGTAATTGAAAAATTGCGCACCATGTACGATGTAGTGGTAATTGATAACTCACCCGTTGGCTTGGTTTCCGATGTTATTCCCGTTTTGCCACAATTAGATTTATCCATTTTTATTCTGCGTGCAAATTATAGTCGCATCGGTTTTATTGAAACATTAAACCGCATACAGAAAACAAATAACGTTGACAATCTCGCCATTGTAATTAATGACATTGGTGGTGGCGCTGCCTATGGAAATTATGGTTATTCGTATGGCTATGGTTATGGCTATGGCTACGGCTATGGTTATGGTTATGGTGAATATGCAGAAGATCGCCAAAAGAAATCTTCATTGCTGAAGAAACTTTCTAAGAAGCTTTTCCGGGGCAAATCCGAGAAGCACTAA